Within the Flavobacterium sp. N502536 genome, the region GCTGTTGGTCGTTATTTTTGCTTTTTTGAGTGATTATAACTTCGATCAGTACTTATTCTTACTGGCTTTTATTCCGTTAACAAAACATTTAATTACCGTTTATAAAAACCAAAATCCAAAGCTGTTGGATCCCGAATTGAAAAAACTGGCACTTAGTACCTTTTTACTTTCGATACTGCTAACGGTATGTATGATTTCATTGATCTCAGACATTATTGTGAACCTCTTTTTAGGAGGGAGATAAAACAAAGTTCAATTTTAAAAATCAATTAAAATGAAAATAACATTTTACGGACACGCGTCTTTAGGCATTGAAGTTGGTGGAAAACATATTATTGTAGATCCTTTTATTACAGGAAATCCGCAGGCAGCCGGAGTGGATATAACGACTTTGAAAGCTGATTATATTTTACTTACGCATGCACATGGCGACCATATTATGGACGTTGAAGCGATTGCAGGACGTACTAAAGCGGTGATCGTTTCAAATGCTGAAATAGCAGACTACTATGCTAAATTAGGCTTCAGTTCGCATCCTATGAACCATGGCGGAAGCTGGCAGTTTGATTTTGGAAGAGTAAAATATGTAAACGCTATTCATTCCAGCAGTTTTCCTGATGGAAGTAACGGTGGAAACCCGGGCGGTTTTGTCATCGAAGGCGAGCATAAAAATATCTATATTGCCGGAGATACAGCGCTTACATGGGATATGAAATTAATTCCGATGCGAACCAAACTCGATTTGGCGATACTTCCAATCGGGAACAATTTTACCATGGATGTCGAGGATGCTATAATCGCTTCCGATTTTGTAGAATGCGACAAAATCCTTGGCTATCACTTTGATACTTTTGGTTACATTAAAATTGATCATGAAGATGCTATTCGTAAATTTTTCAATAAAGGAAAAGATTTGATGCTTCTTGAAATTGGAGAATCAATTGAATTATAATTACAATGACCGATATTAAATATATTTGCGACTGCTGTGGTCAGGAGCATGAAAGCTGGCCTGCAATTGCTTACAGTTCGCCTTCCGCTTACAACAAGCTTTCAGAACAGGAAAAAGAAGAAATTGCAGTTATTGATCAGGATTTTTGTGTTATTAAATATGAAGATCATATCAATCGTTTTATAAGAGTGGTTTTGGTTCAGCAGGTTAACGATCATTGTGAAGATCTGGAGTATGGTTTTTGGGTTTCTTTAAGCGAAAACAGCTTTGAAGATTATCTGGAAAATGGCGAAGATGAAAATCATGAAGCACAATATTTTGGATGGCTTTCCAATTACATTCCGCAGTATGAATTTTCAAATAGTATTCCAACAACAGTAGTCACCAAACCGGGCAATGAGAGACCTGAAATTTTTCCGCATAAAGATTTTGACCATCCTTTTGTGAAAGATTATTATAATGGAATCACCAAAGCCGAGGCTGAAAAAAGAATTCAGGAAATCTTAAAAAAATAAGGCCCGAATTTTGTAAGTGATCTTTAAATAAATTTTTTAAAATGATTTTAAAAAAAATTGCCCTATTTCTTTTTAGCACCGCTTCCTGCAGCATTTTTGCGCAAAAAGATGGCTATTGGGACAAAGAACGTGCTACGACAAAAGAGATTATAGTTTCTGCCCGTGACAGAATTATGCTTAAAACAGAAGATTTACCTGTTGGAACCACAGAAATCGTCTACAGAATCACGCTTCTGGATGAAAACCAGGAAATGGCCAACAGTTTGGTTTCCGTTTTAAAATCAATTCCCGATCCAACCGGAATTAGTCAGGGATCGGCAGGAGCTGTTTTTCTGATGTCTAAAATTTCAGGCGACGATACCTGTACTTATGCCTTGTTTACGTCGAATGAAGCAGCAAAAAAGTACATTACTGACGGTAAAACCGATAAAGCCTGTTACGATCAGAAAGACCCTCTGAGTAAAGATGCTAAGCGATTGTCACTCGATAAATCGTCTTGTCTGGGACAGAATGTAAATACACTCTGGTTTGGTTTTCACAGTAAAAACTGGCTTTTAAATCAAAAAATAGTTCTGGAAGTCGTACCATGGGTAGATACCAAGCTTAATCGCGGATGGAATCAGGACAATAAAAATGAAATTATAAGTCTTTGTAAAACCTCTACAATGGCTCAGAAAATGGCAAATTCTGATGATTTTTGCGTTTGTATTCTTGAAAAAATCATGAAACAGTACCGCTATACAGAATTTCAAAAACTGTTGCCAATGGAGAAAAATAAAGCATATAAAGACTTTGGGAACAGCTGTTATAAAGACGCTGATATTTCTAAAAATGTTTATAATGACTTAAGAACTCAGGCGGCTTCTTTGGTTAGACTTCAGAAATACAACGAAGCGATTCCAAAATTGAATACAATCATTAACGACGGTAAAGCAACGGCACTGGATTACAGTTCTATCGGATATTGCTATATTTTGACAAAACAATACGGTAAAGCCCTTAAATTCCTAAAAGAAGGAGAGAAACTGGACGATACGGAATTGTTGGTAAAATTAAATCTGGCACACGTTTACCTCATTAACGATGATTACAGTGAAGCGAAAGCCATTTACAAAAAATACCAGTCGCAGAATGTTACTGACAGCCTGAGCTGGAAAGAGAAAACAAAACAAGACTTCTTAGTTTTTCAAAAAGCCGGATTACCTTCAAAAGACTTTGAGAAAATCTTAAAACTATACAATTAAAAGTAAAAAACTGTATAAGTCTGCCGCTTGCTTTACCGTGGTGGTACTTATGTAGTTGGAGTTACACTATGAAAGCAACCTGTCACAAATACATGCTTGAGTTTAAACGACCTTCCGGGACTTCCAGAGGCGTTATGACGGAGAAAGAAACCTGGTTTATCGTTCTGGAAGAGAACGGTAAAAAGGGGATAGGAGAGTGTGGGATTCTTCGCGGACTGAGTGCTGATGACCGTGAAGATTACGAAGAAAAACTGCAATGGACGTGCCAGAATATTCATTTGGGAGAAGAAGCGCTCTGGAATGCTTTGTTGGAATTTCCATCCATACAATTTGGAGTTGAAATGGCGTTTTTGTCTCTTAAAAATGAAAACCCGTTTGTTTTGTTTCCTTCGCACTTTACAGCTGGTTCAAAATCGATTGCCATAAACGGTCTGGTCTGGATGGGGGAAGCTTCCTTTATGAAAGAACAAATTGAAGAGAAATTAGCGACTGGATTTAATTGCATAAAACTTAAGATAGGCGCTATTGATTTTGAAAAAGAACTCGAATTGTTAGCTTATATCCGCAGTCATTTTTCAGCAGAGCAGATTGAAATCAGGGTAGATGCTAATGGAGCTTTTCGTTTAGACGAAGCTTTAGATAAACTGAAGCAATTGAGTGCATATCAATTGCATAGTATTGAGCAGCCTATAAAAAAAGGGAATATTGCTGCAATGGCTGATTTGTGTAAAACAACGCCGTTTCCAATTGCTTTGGATGAAGAATTGATCGGTGTTTTTTCGTTGGAAGAAAAAGAAAGTCTGTTGCAAAAAATCAGACCGCAGTATATTATTTTGAAGCCTAGTTTTATTGGAGGTTTCAAAGGCACGAAGGAATGGATTGATCTGGCAGATAAGTATCAAATTGGCTGGTGGATTACTTCGGCATTAGAAAGTAATATTGGTCTCAATGCAATTGCACAATGGACTTTCCTGCAAAACGCTACCATGCCTCAGGGTTTAGGAACCGGAGGACTTTATACCAACAATTTTGATTGTCCGCTTGAAGTTTCACAAGGACAGTTATGGTACAATACTACAAAAGACTGGGATTTTGATTTTCTCAGTAACGCATAAAAAAAACTGGCTTCAAGCCAGTTTTTAAGGTTATATTGATTTTGGATTTATTCTTTTCCGCCCTGTAAGTTGTCCTGCCAGTCTTTTAATTCCTGCCATTTACCCTGATAGGCAAGTAATGCTTGTCTCGCCCAGGTACTTGGATTGTGAATAGAATAATTTTCACCTCCCGCATCCAGTATGGATTGTAGCTTTTCGGTGGAAGCTTCTGATAATTCATGCCACGTTTTAATACCTGCAGCATTGAATAATGCTTCAATTTTTGGACCGATTCCTTCCACTACTTTCAAATCATTCTCTTTTATTTTCTTACCGTACACAGTTGCGGCCAATGCGCCGTCAAAAGGTATTAGAGCTGCTGCTGCTGTAGCGGCAAATGATTGTGGTGCTGCATTAACCTTAGCTTTTGCGGCCAATTCAGCTTCCAGCGTAGAAATTTTAGCATTCAGATTTCGGGTATTTGCTTTACAGGCATCCAGATCAGCTTGCAAAGACAACGCAAGTGAATCATCACCTTTAGAATTCATTTTTCCCAGTAAGTAACCCAAAATTCCACAGATTAATCCCACTAGGGCCGGTATTAAGATACAAGGTATATTCATGATAGTATATTTTGATTAGTTATTTAATTGTGATAACAGTTCTTCTATTGGTTGCTTTGCCTTCAGCAGTGGTATTTTCGCCTATAGGTTCATCAGGGCCTTTTGATTCGGTGGTAATGCGGTTCCCGTCAACTCCTTTTTTAGACAAATAACTCTTAGAAAACTCTGCTCTTTTTTGACCAAGAGTTACGTTCGAATCCCGATTTCCAACATTATCGCTATGGCCAACGACCAGAATAACGGCTTCTTTTACGTGTTCCATATACTTCACTAAATCGGCTACTTTTTGTTCTTCGGCAGCTGTTAAGTGATCACTGGATTTATTGGTGTTGAAATGCAAAATGAGCGGATCGCCATTGATTTTTTCTTTCAAAATCACCCATTCATCGGTTACTGCTGGAGCAGCTTCGGGAGCATCAAATGCATATTCAGCAGGTCCTATTAGCGTGTCTTTTATCGTTTTCCATTTGTCGATCACTTCACCTTTTGTATTTAACTGTGCCTCAGCGATGCCTTGTGATACAAAATACTTTTTGATTTCATTCGCTCGTGCCAGACCCAGATTTTCCGCAGCAGTTGTGTTGGTTTCATCTGAAGTTGCATAACCTGTTATCGTAATTTTTTGCTTCGGATTAGCGATCAAAAAGGTTTTAAGGTTTTGAACTCCAATTGATACAGAATCACTCACAGGCAGTACGACTGCAAAACTGTTTTTAAGGAACTTGAGGTTATCATTGGTATGATAGTCAATTCCCGAACCATTTAGAATAAAAGGGACAGAAGTATCGTCCTGAGCCACAACTGTCGATACTTTTTCGGTATCAACCGCAGGTGTTTTCATAGTACAATTGCAG harbors:
- a CDS encoding metal-dependent hydrolase, which gives rise to MKITFYGHASLGIEVGGKHIIVDPFITGNPQAAGVDITTLKADYILLTHAHGDHIMDVEAIAGRTKAVIVSNAEIADYYAKLGFSSHPMNHGGSWQFDFGRVKYVNAIHSSSFPDGSNGGNPGGFVIEGEHKNIYIAGDTALTWDMKLIPMRTKLDLAILPIGNNFTMDVEDAIIASDFVECDKILGYHFDTFGYIKIDHEDAIRKFFNKGKDLMLLEIGESIEL
- a CDS encoding DUF2199 domain-containing protein, whose protein sequence is MTDIKYICDCCGQEHESWPAIAYSSPSAYNKLSEQEKEEIAVIDQDFCVIKYEDHINRFIRVVLVQQVNDHCEDLEYGFWVSLSENSFEDYLENGEDENHEAQYFGWLSNYIPQYEFSNSIPTTVVTKPGNERPEIFPHKDFDHPFVKDYYNGITKAEAEKRIQEILKK
- a CDS encoding tetratricopeptide repeat protein encodes the protein MILKKIALFLFSTASCSIFAQKDGYWDKERATTKEIIVSARDRIMLKTEDLPVGTTEIVYRITLLDENQEMANSLVSVLKSIPDPTGISQGSAGAVFLMSKISGDDTCTYALFTSNEAAKKYITDGKTDKACYDQKDPLSKDAKRLSLDKSSCLGQNVNTLWFGFHSKNWLLNQKIVLEVVPWVDTKLNRGWNQDNKNEIISLCKTSTMAQKMANSDDFCVCILEKIMKQYRYTEFQKLLPMEKNKAYKDFGNSCYKDADISKNVYNDLRTQAASLVRLQKYNEAIPKLNTIINDGKATALDYSSIGYCYILTKQYGKALKFLKEGEKLDDTELLVKLNLAHVYLINDDYSEAKAIYKKYQSQNVTDSLSWKEKTKQDFLVFQKAGLPSKDFEKILKLYN
- a CDS encoding o-succinylbenzoate synthase, giving the protein MKATCHKYMLEFKRPSGTSRGVMTEKETWFIVLEENGKKGIGECGILRGLSADDREDYEEKLQWTCQNIHLGEEALWNALLEFPSIQFGVEMAFLSLKNENPFVLFPSHFTAGSKSIAINGLVWMGEASFMKEQIEEKLATGFNCIKLKIGAIDFEKELELLAYIRSHFSAEQIEIRVDANGAFRLDEALDKLKQLSAYQLHSIEQPIKKGNIAAMADLCKTTPFPIALDEELIGVFSLEEKESLLQKIRPQYIILKPSFIGGFKGTKEWIDLADKYQIGWWITSALESNIGLNAIAQWTFLQNATMPQGLGTGGLYTNNFDCPLEVSQGQLWYNTTKDWDFDFLSNA
- a CDS encoding OmpA family protein, giving the protein MSKKALYLLGIAITIILGTFLYLKFCCNCTMKTPAVDTEKVSTVVAQDDTSVPFILNGSGIDYHTNDNLKFLKNSFAVVLPVSDSVSIGVQNLKTFLIANPKQKITITGYATSDETNTTAAENLGLARANEIKKYFVSQGIAEAQLNTKGEVIDKWKTIKDTLIGPAEYAFDAPEAAPAVTDEWVILKEKINGDPLILHFNTNKSSDHLTAAEEQKVADLVKYMEHVKEAVILVVGHSDNVGNRDSNVTLGQKRAEFSKSYLSKKGVDGNRITTESKGPDEPIGENTTAEGKATNRRTVITIK